From one Enterococcus sp. DIV2402 genomic stretch:
- a CDS encoding GNAT family N-acetyltransferase, with product MKFRFAAKEDVPLILSFIKELADYENLLDEVVATEADLEKSLFAQKRAEVLFALVDEKEVGFALFFHNYSTFLGKAGLYLEDLYIKPDVRGQGIGKQLLKKLAQIALERDCGRLEWWCLDWNQTSIDFYLSLNAEPMDEWTSYRLTGENLKKLAE from the coding sequence ATGAAGTTTAGATTTGCAGCTAAAGAAGATGTCCCGTTGATTTTAAGCTTTATTAAGGAATTAGCCGATTATGAAAATTTATTAGATGAAGTCGTTGCAACAGAAGCTGATTTAGAAAAATCGTTGTTTGCTCAAAAACGTGCGGAAGTTCTATTTGCACTCGTCGATGAAAAAGAAGTTGGTTTTGCTTTGTTTTTCCATAACTATTCGACTTTTTTAGGGAAAGCAGGTCTGTATTTAGAAGACCTTTATATCAAACCAGATGTTCGCGGACAGGGCATTGGAAAGCAGCTACTTAAAAAATTAGCGCAAATTGCTTTAGAACGTGACTGTGGTCGTTTAGAATGGTGGTGCTTGGATTGGAATCAAACAAGCATTGATTTTTATCTTTCTTTAAATGCGGAACCAATGGATGAATGGACGTCTTATCGATTAACAGGTGAGAACTTAAAGAAACTGGCAGAGTAA
- a CDS encoding valine--tRNA ligase: MSEKNLSTKYQPQEVEAGRYEEWLAKDLFKPSGDKKAQPYSIVIPPPNVTGKLHLGHAWDTTLQDMIIRQKRMQGFDTLWLPGMDHAGIATQAKVEEKLREQGVSRYDLGREKFVEQVWDWKEEYAGHIREQWSKLGLSLDYSRERFTLDSGLSDAVRKVFVTLYEKELIYRGEYIINWDPQARTALSDIEVIHKDVEGAFYHMTYPLADGSGVVEIATTRPETMLGDTAVAVHPEDERYQALIGKTVILPLVDKEIPIIADEYVEMDFGTGVVKITPAHDPNDFEVGNRHDLPRVNVMNDDGSMNELAGKYAGMDRFAARKQIVKDLEALDRLVKIEKMVHSVGHSERTGVVVEPRLSTQWFVKMKPLAEQAIKNQGTEDAVEFYPPRFNQTFLRWMENIHDWVISRQLWWGHQIPAWYHKETGEMYVGMEAPADSENWIQDEDVLDTWFSSALWPFSTLGWPDENSEDYQRYYPNNTLVTGYDIIAFWVSRMIFQGLEFTGQRPFNNVLIHGLIRAEDGRKMSKSLGNGIDPMEVIDQYGADALRWFLSNGSAPGQDMRFSYEKMDAAWNFINKIWNASRFVLMNVEGMTVADIDFSGEKSVADRWILTRLNETIEKVTDLFDRFEFGEAGRQLYNFIWDDFCDWYIEMSKETLYGENEAAKQVNKSVLVYTLDQILRLLHPIMPFVTEEIWSQIPHEGDSLVVAAYPVVRPELTDDTAAKGMEVLKELIRSVRNIRSEVNTPLSKPITLLIQTSDEAVDTFLKANQNYIDRFCNPEELTITSDLEAPELAMSAVLTGATIYLPLAGLINIEEEIARLEKELDKWNKEVKRVQGKLANERFVANAPEEVVAQEREKEADYLEKQKVVEERIAQLRTI, from the coding sequence ATGTCAGAAAAAAATTTATCGACAAAGTATCAACCCCAAGAAGTTGAAGCTGGTCGTTATGAAGAATGGTTAGCAAAAGATTTATTCAAACCAAGTGGGGATAAAAAAGCTCAACCGTATTCAATCGTTATTCCACCACCAAACGTAACTGGAAAATTGCATTTAGGTCATGCGTGGGATACCACATTACAAGATATGATTATTCGCCAAAAGCGAATGCAAGGATTTGACACCTTATGGCTACCAGGAATGGACCATGCCGGAATTGCGACTCAAGCGAAAGTTGAAGAAAAACTACGCGAACAAGGAGTTTCTCGTTATGATTTAGGTCGTGAAAAATTTGTTGAACAAGTTTGGGATTGGAAAGAAGAATATGCTGGACATATTCGTGAACAGTGGTCAAAACTAGGCTTGTCGCTCGATTATAGTCGTGAACGTTTTACATTGGATAGTGGGTTATCTGATGCAGTTCGCAAAGTATTTGTTACGTTATACGAAAAAGAATTAATCTATCGTGGGGAATACATCATTAACTGGGATCCACAAGCACGAACAGCTTTGTCTGATATTGAAGTTATTCATAAAGATGTAGAAGGTGCTTTTTATCATATGACGTATCCGTTAGCTGATGGTTCGGGTGTTGTTGAAATTGCGACGACTCGCCCAGAAACGATGTTAGGTGATACAGCAGTTGCCGTTCATCCTGAAGATGAGCGCTATCAAGCATTGATTGGAAAAACAGTCATTTTACCATTAGTAGATAAAGAAATTCCCATTATTGCGGATGAATACGTAGAGATGGATTTTGGAACAGGAGTTGTAAAAATTACACCTGCTCATGATCCTAATGACTTTGAAGTTGGCAATCGTCATGATTTGCCACGTGTAAATGTGATGAATGATGATGGTTCCATGAACGAACTAGCGGGGAAATATGCTGGTATGGATCGTTTTGCTGCACGTAAACAAATTGTAAAAGATTTAGAAGCGTTAGATCGTCTAGTAAAAATTGAAAAAATGGTTCATAGCGTAGGACATTCTGAACGTACGGGAGTTGTCGTGGAACCACGTTTATCTACACAATGGTTTGTAAAAATGAAACCATTGGCAGAGCAAGCGATTAAAAATCAAGGAACAGAAGATGCAGTAGAATTTTACCCACCACGTTTCAATCAAACATTTTTACGTTGGATGGAAAATATTCACGATTGGGTTATTTCTCGTCAATTATGGTGGGGACATCAAATTCCAGCATGGTATCACAAAGAAACAGGTGAAATGTATGTGGGAATGGAAGCTCCAGCAGACAGCGAAAACTGGATACAAGATGAAGATGTGCTAGATACATGGTTTAGTTCAGCATTATGGCCATTCTCAACATTAGGTTGGCCGGATGAAAACAGTGAAGATTATCAACGTTATTATCCTAATAATACATTGGTTACAGGCTATGACATTATTGCTTTTTGGGTAAGTCGAATGATTTTCCAAGGCTTAGAGTTTACAGGTCAACGTCCATTTAATAATGTGTTAATCCATGGGTTAATTCGTGCAGAAGATGGACGTAAAATGAGTAAATCGCTAGGTAACGGAATTGACCCGATGGAAGTGATTGATCAATACGGTGCCGATGCATTACGTTGGTTCTTATCAAATGGTTCCGCACCTGGCCAAGACATGCGTTTTAGTTATGAGAAAATGGATGCAGCGTGGAATTTCATTAATAAAATTTGGAATGCGTCACGTTTTGTATTGATGAACGTGGAAGGAATGACAGTGGCTGACATTGACTTCTCTGGTGAAAAATCAGTTGCGGACCGCTGGATTTTAACGCGCTTAAATGAAACAATCGAAAAAGTAACCGACTTGTTTGATCGTTTTGAGTTTGGTGAAGCTGGTCGTCAATTGTATAACTTTATCTGGGATGACTTCTGTGACTGGTATATCGAAATGAGTAAAGAAACATTATATGGCGAAAATGAAGCTGCCAAACAAGTCAATAAGAGCGTCTTAGTTTATACATTAGACCAAATCTTACGCTTGTTGCATCCAATTATGCCATTTGTTACTGAAGAAATTTGGAGTCAAATTCCTCACGAAGGAGATTCATTAGTGGTTGCCGCTTATCCAGTTGTTCGTCCAGAGTTAACTGATGATACAGCAGCTAAAGGCATGGAAGTTCTAAAAGAATTAATTCGTTCTGTTCGTAATATCCGCTCAGAAGTGAATACGCCTTTATCTAAACCAATCACCTTGCTAATTCAAACAAGTGATGAGGCAGTGGATACTTTCTTAAAAGCCAATCAAAACTATATTGATCGTTTCTGTAACCCAGAAGAATTGACGATTACTAGTGATTTAGAAGCACCAGAATTAGCAATGTCGGCAGTTTTAACAGGAGCAACGATTTACTTACCGCTTGCCGGATTGATTAATATCGAAGAAGAAATTGCTCGTTTAGAAAAAGAATTGGACAAATGGAACAAAGAAGTGAAACGTGTTCAAGGTAAATTAGCGAATGAACGTTTTGTAGCGAACGCTCCTGAAGAAGTCGTTGCTCAAGAACGTGAAAAAGAAGCAGATTATTTAGAAAAACAAAAAGTCGTAGAAGAACGCATTGCGCAATTGCGTACAATTTAA
- a CDS encoding Mur ligase family protein: protein MRTVEEAIEWIHSRLPFGSRPGLDRVEALLALLDHPEKKVPVIHVAGTNGKGSTVSYLRAMIQETGLTVGTFTSPYIESFNERIAKNGVAISDSELVALVEKIKPLVAQLDQEEAVAGITEFEVLTAMAFDYYVQQEVDIAIIEVGLGGLLDSTNVVSPMLTAITTIGMDHTDILGDTLSEIAAQKAGIIKPKIPVVTGNIQSEALAVIEQIAAEQAAKIYHFDQDYRVEYRHPDAQWGEVFDFYNETGKLTELKTPLLGKHQVENAGLAIQLFYLYCQQVKLPLKEKYIREGLKKTFWPARMERISEQPLVILDGAHNEHAMKRLIENMNQEFSNYKIHVLFSALETKEIKGMIQQLLELPNADIYITTFEYPKALRLEKNYQRIDEKRLQIASLWQFGLADILEKADNDSLVLVTGSLYFVSQVRQLLQEIQGGKNA from the coding sequence GTGAGAACAGTAGAAGAAGCAATTGAGTGGATTCATAGTCGATTACCTTTTGGTTCACGACCAGGGTTAGATCGAGTAGAAGCACTTCTAGCATTATTAGACCATCCAGAAAAGAAAGTTCCTGTTATTCATGTTGCTGGAACGAATGGAAAAGGCTCAACGGTTAGCTATTTACGGGCAATGATTCAAGAAACAGGTTTAACTGTGGGGACATTTACGTCTCCATACATTGAGAGTTTTAATGAGCGTATTGCCAAAAATGGTGTGGCGATTTCTGATTCAGAATTAGTTGCTTTAGTGGAGAAAATTAAGCCGCTTGTCGCACAATTGGATCAAGAAGAAGCAGTAGCCGGTATTACCGAATTTGAAGTGTTGACAGCTATGGCATTTGACTATTATGTGCAACAAGAAGTGGATATTGCGATTATTGAAGTAGGTCTTGGTGGATTGTTAGATAGTACGAACGTGGTTTCTCCAATGCTAACTGCAATCACGACAATTGGGATGGATCATACTGATATTCTAGGAGATACTTTATCAGAAATTGCTGCCCAAAAAGCAGGAATTATCAAACCTAAGATTCCTGTAGTTACAGGTAATATCCAATCAGAAGCCTTAGCAGTTATTGAACAAATTGCTGCTGAACAAGCAGCAAAAATATATCACTTTGATCAAGATTATCGAGTGGAGTATCGTCATCCGGATGCCCAATGGGGTGAAGTATTTGATTTTTATAACGAAACGGGTAAATTAACTGAATTGAAGACACCTCTATTAGGGAAGCATCAAGTAGAAAATGCGGGTTTGGCCATTCAATTATTTTATTTGTATTGTCAACAAGTCAAATTGCCGCTTAAAGAAAAATACATTCGCGAAGGTTTAAAAAAGACTTTTTGGCCCGCACGAATGGAACGCATTAGTGAACAACCACTTGTGATTTTAGATGGCGCCCATAATGAACATGCGATGAAACGTTTGATTGAAAATATGAACCAAGAATTTAGCAACTATAAAATTCATGTCTTATTTTCAGCATTAGAAACCAAGGAAATTAAAGGGATGATTCAACAATTATTGGAGCTACCAAATGCCGACATTTACATTACTACCTTTGAATATCCTAAAGCTTTACGTTTAGAAAAAAACTATCAACGAATAGATGAAAAACGACTACAAATTGCTTCATTGTGGCAATTTGGTTTAGCTGATATTTTAGAAAAAGCTGACAATGATTCCTTAGTTTTAGTAACAGGCTCTCTTTATTTTGTTTCTCAAGTACGACAACTATTACAGGAAATTCAAGGAGGAAAAAATGCGTAA